From the genome of Actinomycetota bacterium, one region includes:
- a CDS encoding SCP2 sterol-binding domain-containing protein, translating into MAKHPFLSQEWMDEARKVREEYKDRTPPIAHQVRMNQVITEVPFGEGTLQSHMDTTSGELVMEEGHLDEVDLTVTLDYATAKAIFVEGNPQAGMQAFMAGKVKVQGDMSKLMAMQQTTPDPVAAEIQQRIQDITE; encoded by the coding sequence GTGGCGAAGCACCCGTTCTTGAGCCAGGAGTGGATGGACGAGGCCCGTAAGGTGCGGGAGGAGTACAAGGACAGGACACCCCCCATCGCCCATCAGGTGCGCATGAACCAGGTCATCACCGAGGTTCCGTTCGGCGAGGGCACGCTGCAGTCGCACATGGACACCACCTCCGGCGAGCTGGTCATGGAGGAGGGGCACCTCGACGAGGTCGACCTCACCGTGACGCTCGACTACGCGACGGCCAAGGCGATCTTCGTCGAGGGCAACCCGCAGGCCGGGATGCAGGCGTTCATGGCGGGCAAGGTCAAGGTGCAGGGTGACATGAGCAAGCTCATGGCCATGCAGCAGACGACCCCCGATCCGGTCGCGGCCGAGATCCAGCAGCGCATCCAGGACATCACCGAGTGA
- the gatC gene encoding Asp-tRNA(Asn)/Glu-tRNA(Gln) amidotransferase subunit GatC, protein MGGRITRDDVAHVARLARLRLTDDELERFTEQLGAILDHAADVAALDTTDVPPTAHPLPLRNVLRDDVVVAPLDRDEVLAQAPAVEDGRIRVPRIISEAP, encoded by the coding sequence ATGGGCGGACGCATCACGCGCGACGACGTCGCCCACGTTGCCCGTCTCGCCCGGCTGAGGCTCACCGACGACGAGCTCGAGCGATTCACCGAGCAGCTGGGTGCGATCCTCGACCACGCGGCTGACGTGGCCGCCCTCGACACGACCGACGTGCCGCCCACCGCGCACCCGCTCCCGTTGCGCAACGTGCTGCGCGACGACGTCGTCGTCGCGCCGCTCGACCGCGACGAGGTGCTGGCGCAGGCCCCTGCGGTCGAGGACGGCCGCATCCGGGTCCCGCGCATCATCAGCGAGGCGCCTTGA
- a CDS encoding 4Fe-4S ferredoxin — MPAGTRTERVGSHERNPKWKLPALRIEMSECINCDTCLRHCPPQFGAIFNHGLDVIIVPELCSGCGKCLPVCPVDCIYEDPVPAPTPDDWWELPLSREDPYV; from the coding sequence ATGCCAGCCGGCACACGCACCGAGCGGGTGGGCTCGCACGAGCGCAACCCGAAGTGGAAGCTGCCCGCGTTGCGCATCGAGATGTCGGAGTGCATCAACTGCGACACCTGCCTGCGTCACTGTCCCCCGCAGTTCGGGGCCATCTTCAATCACGGCCTCGACGTCATCATCGTCCCCGAGCTCTGCTCGGGCTGTGGCAAGTGCCTCCCCGTCTGCCCGGTCGACTGCATCTACGAGGACCCCGTGCCCGCTCCCACGCCTGACGACTGGTGGGAGCTGCCCCTGAGCCGAGAGGACCCCTACGTATGA
- a CDS encoding multidrug efflux MFS transporter, whose protein sequence is MGESGDRGERMPIEAPGADEVVVVPWPLLFRERVVRRIRDGDNERWWVLWTTLAGLFSVGFTITILTVSLPRIAADLHSDTATLTWIITGPLLAFGVVGPALGKAGDIWGQKRVYLLGLTGAIVFAALTAVAWNAASLITFRVFGAAEGAATGSASMALIMRAFPEGDRVKAMGFWSLVGAGAPVLGVVAGGPIVEHVSWRVIFVAQVPLTLAALVLAAIVLPETGQGERQPLDLSGALALAAGVTSLLFGLNRGPVWGWDHPGVVAAFVLSPLAMTVFVAIERRAPFPLMPLAWFARRNFSVPMAVQFFLNFAYMGSFILTPLFLEEAFGYGETRIGLLTIARPLSFSLSAPAAGYLAVRLGERTAAVTGALCVCASAAAWQAVHPGSADVAVMVALALAGVGLGVALPSMAASVANAVEDDHLGIAGATQQLITQMGIVAGIQIAQTVQAAREREAGLVASYHEAYLLAGLVAALGLVAAVFVRRTPRGDGAPAPASDAVEAFATG, encoded by the coding sequence GTGGGTGAGTCGGGCGACCGGGGCGAGCGGATGCCCATCGAGGCGCCGGGAGCCGACGAGGTCGTCGTCGTCCCGTGGCCGCTGCTGTTCCGCGAGCGCGTCGTGCGCCGGATCAGGGACGGCGACAACGAGCGCTGGTGGGTGCTTTGGACGACCCTCGCCGGGCTCTTCTCAGTGGGCTTCACGATCACCATCCTCACCGTCTCGCTGCCCCGCATCGCGGCCGACCTCCACTCCGACACGGCCACCCTCACGTGGATCATCACCGGGCCGCTCCTCGCCTTCGGGGTGGTCGGGCCCGCGCTGGGCAAGGCCGGCGACATCTGGGGACAGAAGCGCGTCTATCTGCTCGGGCTGACCGGTGCCATCGTGTTCGCCGCGCTCACCGCGGTGGCCTGGAACGCGGCATCGCTGATCACCTTCCGGGTGTTCGGCGCAGCCGAGGGCGCCGCGACCGGCTCCGCCTCGATGGCCCTGATCATGCGGGCGTTCCCCGAAGGCGATCGGGTCAAGGCCATGGGCTTCTGGTCGCTGGTCGGCGCGGGCGCTCCCGTCCTCGGCGTGGTCGCGGGCGGGCCCATCGTGGAGCACGTGAGCTGGCGCGTCATCTTCGTGGCGCAGGTGCCGCTCACGCTCGCCGCGCTCGTGCTGGCCGCGATCGTCCTTCCCGAGACCGGCCAGGGTGAGCGCCAACCCCTCGACCTCTCCGGCGCGCTCGCCCTCGCCGCGGGTGTCACGTCGTTGCTCTTCGGGCTCAACCGCGGCCCGGTCTGGGGCTGGGACCACCCGGGTGTGGTGGCCGCGTTCGTCCTGTCGCCGCTGGCGATGACGGTCTTCGTCGCGATCGAGCGGCGGGCTCCCTTCCCCCTGATGCCCCTGGCGTGGTTCGCGCGCCGCAACTTCTCGGTGCCCATGGCGGTGCAGTTCTTCCTCAACTTCGCGTACATGGGCAGCTTCATCCTCACGCCCCTCTTCCTCGAGGAGGCGTTCGGCTACGGCGAGACGCGCATCGGCCTGCTCACCATCGCCCGACCGCTGTCGTTCTCCCTCAGCGCGCCGGCGGCGGGCTACCTCGCGGTGAGGCTCGGCGAGCGCACCGCGGCCGTGACGGGCGCGCTGTGCGTCTGCGCGTCGGCCGCGGCCTGGCAGGCCGTGCATCCCGGCAGCGCCGACGTCGCCGTGATGGTGGCACTCGCGCTGGCGGGCGTGGGCCTCGGCGTGGCGCTGCCCTCCATGGCCGCGAGCGTCGCCAACGCGGTGGAGGACGACCACCTCGGCATCGCGGGCGCGACGCAGCAGCTCATCACCCAGATGGGCATCGTGGCCGGCATCCAGATCGCCCAGACCGTGCAGGCCGCACGCGAGCGCGAGGCGGGCCTCGTGGCGTCGTACCACGAGGCGTACCTGCTCGCCGGCCTGGTCGCCGCCCTCGGCCTGGTCGCGGCCGTGTTCGTGCGGCGTACGCCGCGGGGGGACGGCGCGCCGGCGCCGGCGAGCGACGCGGTGGAGGCGTTCGCTACCGGGTGA
- a CDS encoding alpha/beta fold hydrolase: protein MSESAVLPGAEPFSAAGGPHGALVVHGFTGCPQSMRGLARAFGAAGFAVELPLLPGHGTTIDDMQATTWADWSSCAEVAYNELASRCEKVVVAGLSMGGTLAVWLAAHHPEIAGVVAVNAAIDPPAESFRQMMRQLLADGHTTMPAVGNDVADPAGHELAYDATPLAPLLSLCEAGDGLYPKLGDIHCPVIIMNSPQDHVVPPVSSDILASRVSGPVERVTLERSYHVATLDYDKDEIEARAVDFALKVTSF from the coding sequence ATGAGTGAATCCGCGGTCCTTCCGGGTGCCGAGCCGTTCTCTGCGGCGGGAGGGCCCCATGGCGCGCTCGTCGTCCACGGCTTCACCGGCTGCCCGCAGTCGATGCGCGGCCTGGCCCGGGCGTTCGGGGCCGCCGGTTTCGCGGTCGAGCTGCCGTTGCTCCCGGGTCACGGCACGACGATCGACGACATGCAGGCGACCACGTGGGCCGACTGGTCGAGTTGCGCCGAGGTCGCGTACAACGAGCTGGCGAGCCGTTGCGAGAAGGTCGTGGTCGCAGGGTTGTCGATGGGCGGGACGCTGGCGGTGTGGTTGGCCGCGCACCATCCCGAGATCGCGGGCGTGGTCGCGGTCAACGCCGCCATCGACCCACCCGCGGAGTCGTTCCGCCAGATGATGCGCCAGCTGCTCGCCGACGGCCACACGACGATGCCCGCGGTGGGCAACGACGTCGCCGACCCGGCCGGGCACGAGCTCGCCTACGACGCCACGCCACTCGCGCCGTTGCTCTCGCTCTGCGAGGCCGGCGACGGGCTGTACCCGAAGCTGGGCGACATCCACTGCCCGGTCATCATCATGAACAGCCCGCAGGACCACGTGGTGCCCCCGGTTTCGAGCGACATCCTGGCGAGCCGGGTCTCGGGTCCCGTGGAACGGGTCACCCTCGAGCGCAGCTACCACGTCGCCACCCTCGACTACGACAAGGACGAGATCGAGGCGCGCGCCGTCGACTTCGCCCTCAAGGTCACGTCGTTCTGA
- a CDS encoding SDR family NAD(P)-dependent oxidoreductase: MGALDGRVAIITGSGRGIGREHALLFAQEGAKVVINDLGGAIDGSGDDRTAAEQVVDEIKGMGGEAVANADDVADWEGGQRLINAAIEAFGDLHVLVNNAGILRDRVLVNMTEQEWDAVIHVHLKGHFVPTRWAAAYWRERTKAGQPVKAAVINTSSTSGLLGNPGQTNYGAAKAGIAAFSVISALELDRYGVRVNAIAPAARTRMTEATPGLGDIVQPPDDPAKFDIWNPANISPLVAWLATEGCPASGKVFFVQGGKVQNFQPWTLTDSIDKDDRWTVAELQTEMKKLLG, encoded by the coding sequence ATGGGAGCACTTGACGGACGCGTCGCCATCATCACCGGCTCCGGCCGTGGCATCGGTCGTGAGCACGCACTCCTCTTCGCCCAGGAAGGCGCCAAGGTCGTCATCAACGACCTCGGCGGCGCCATCGACGGGTCGGGCGACGACCGCACTGCGGCCGAGCAGGTCGTCGACGAGATCAAGGGGATGGGCGGCGAGGCCGTCGCCAACGCCGACGACGTGGCCGACTGGGAGGGAGGCCAGCGCCTGATCAACGCCGCGATCGAGGCGTTCGGTGACCTGCACGTGCTCGTGAACAACGCCGGCATCCTGCGCGACCGCGTGCTCGTGAACATGACCGAGCAGGAATGGGACGCGGTGATCCACGTCCACCTCAAGGGCCACTTCGTGCCGACGCGGTGGGCGGCGGCGTACTGGCGCGAGCGCACAAAGGCGGGCCAGCCGGTCAAGGCGGCGGTGATCAACACTTCGTCGACCTCGGGCCTGCTCGGCAATCCCGGGCAGACCAACTACGGCGCGGCCAAGGCGGGCATCGCCGCCTTCAGCGTGATCTCCGCGCTCGAGCTCGACCGCTACGGCGTGCGCGTCAACGCCATCGCCCCCGCGGCGCGCACCCGCATGACCGAGGCGACGCCGGGGCTGGGCGACATCGTGCAGCCGCCCGACGACCCGGCCAAGTTCGACATCTGGAACCCGGCCAACATCTCGCCCCTGGTCGCCTGGCTGGCCACCGAGGGCTGCCCCGCCTCCGGCAAGGTCTTCTTCGTCCAGGGGGGCAAGGTCCAGAACTTCCAGCCGTGGACGCTCACCGACTCCATCGACAAGGACGATCGCTGGACCGTGGCCGAGCTCCAGACCGAGATGAAGAAGCTGCTCGGGTAG